GGCGCGCCTGGTGGAGGGGCTGGCCCAGGTGCCGCAGGGCCACTGCGAGGAGCACCTGGACCCGCTGAGCATCTACTGTGAGCAGGACCGCGCGCTGGTGTGCGGAGTGTGCGCCTCACTCGGCTCGCACCGCGGTCATCGCCTGCTGCCCGCCGCCGAGGCCCACGCACGCCTCAAGGTGCGGGATCCGAACGCATCGGGGTCGGAGGGGTTGTTCGGCGGCGCGGGGGCTGGCCGCTGGGGAGGTCGCTGTACTGATTTGGATTCTGAGTCTCTAAAGAGGACCTGGAGTTGCCGGGGTCGGGGGCGGGGCGAAGCAGCCAGGAAAGAGTGTCTGAGGAGCTGAAGGCGGGGCTGACAGAGGAAAGCCGCGCAGGGACGGAGACTGGCGAGAAGGGGGCTGAGCAAACCTAGGTTCCCGGCCTTAGCCTCTAGAGGGACCTGGAGATGGGAGGGCGGAGCCCCAGGGCTGGTCTGATGGGCGGGCCGGAACCAGGCGGAGCAGCGACTGACCAGCCCCTACGGCCCACGCGCTCATTCTTTCACCAGGTGGGCCGGTCGGGCAGGCTCCCTGCGCGGCGCTGGCCCACTTTGGAATGGAGGCGCGGCGTTCCGGGCCGAGCCAGGCGGCCGGGCCAGGGCTGTCCTGTGGTGCTCAGCGGAGGCCCACGCACCCCTGAAACTTCGGAACTTTGGCTGGCCTCACGGTCCCCAGGCGGGGCCTCACCAAAAGGGAGACTGGAAGGGCCAGGCAACCGGGATCTGCACTTGCGTGCGCGGACCCAGGGTGGCACCGAGAGCCCCGTCCAGGATGTTTTTCTGGGTGGAGCTGGAAGTCCCGAACGCCTTGGGAGCCCACACGTGGTTGTGTGCGTCCCGAGGTACTCAGCAGACACCCAGACAGAGGCAAATAGAGACCCACGCACACTGGCTAGTGCGTGCTATACGTGTGGCAAAAGCACACGCGTGTAGCTACCGGCGGGCACGTGTGCGCGCAGCCCCAGGAAAGTctgtcatgaatatttattgggcagtggaagaagaaatgacaggtgcaggggctggaggaggcGGGGTCTGGAGGCACGGAGGCGTCCTTGGTCCCCGAGGTGGAGACACTGCCGTCGTCTTACGCTGCTGGTGCGCGCGCGGGGCTGGCTTCACAGGCGTTGCACTACTCCTTCCCTTGGCCTGCCTCCTAGAGGGGGTAGACTACCGTCCTTTCGTTGGTATTCGAGGCCCCCGGGCTTCCCAAGGACCCAGCCTCTCAGTCCCGCCAGCTCCTGCCTGGCCCAGTTCAGCCCAGGCCTAGCTGGTGGTCTCCTAGCTCAGGGCAGGAGCCTCCTCCCGGGAGCCCTCCCATCCCAGCACACCTGtgcttaagaaagaaaagaaagaaattcaagatgaaGCTGGGGACTGTGCGACTGCGCGAGGGCTTTGAGCGCATTCCAACCTCGCCCAACCTTGCCCGTCTTTATCTGCGAAGAGAGCACGGAACCCATGAAACGGAACAGGGCCCAGGCAGCCCAGGAGCCTGGAAGGGGGCAGTGGGGCGAGATGCAGCCCACCGGGGTTCGCTGCAGCCCAGCCCTTCGCCGCCGGGAGGGGCTGGCCGGAGGTCTGAGGGAAGACCCCAGGAGGGACCCTGAAGGAGGAGGGGAACAGGAAGGCTCTGGGCGGGACCCGACGCCTGGGTCCTTGGCGAGGAAGCGGGGTTGGGTCCCTAGATCACGTACCAGCTCAGAGTGGCCCTCGCGCGGCCCGCGGCAGCTGTGCCGCCTCCTCCAGCATGCCCATGTCGAGCAGCACGGCCACGACGAACTCGACTGCGTAGTCCTCGTAGTAGGAGGCGACCAGCTGGTCGGTGAGGTCCACGATGTCTAGCTGCCCGAGTGCGCCCCGCGGGATACGCTCAAAGCCCTCGCGCAGTGGCACAGTCCCCAGTTTcatcttgaatttttctttcttttattttctttcttttttcttttttttttttttgagactgactcttgctctgtagcccaggctggagtgcagtggcgcgatctccgctcactgcaagctctgccgcctccggtgttcacgccattctcctgcctcatcctcccgagtagctgggactacaggcgcccgccaccacgcccggctaatttttttttgtatttttagtagagagggggtttcaccgtgttagctaggatggtctggatctcctgacctcgtgatccgcccgccttcgcctcgcctcccaaactgctggaattacaggcatgagccaccccgcccggcccaTCTTGAACTTCTTGAGCTCCTCCGGGGTCAGGTTCTCCAGCACCTTCAGGATGGCCTCTCGCTTCCTTCCTATGGCTGAGCCCTGAGCCTCTGAGCCTGGGAGGGCCTGGAGCCATCAGGTCCTACCTTTCCTGCAGCAGGTGGAGCCGCCGCCCCCGGGGAAGAACCGGGGAGGAGACTGATCTGGCAGCTCATATTCAACCCTGTGGCTCCTGCCAGAAGGGGACTCTGCAAACACCACCTAGAGGGTCCCCTAGTTTCCCCTGGGAAAGTGGGGGCACCAAATTGTGGAGGTGGGGATTGCTGTTCCCAAtctgcagaggaggaaacaggtTGGAAGTCATGGAGGCAGGAGTGGAACTCATTCCATGGCCAGGCACCTTCCAGCAAAGAAGTGGCTTTGTAGCctggcatggttgctcatgcttgtagtgccaactattcaggaggctgaagcaaaaggattgcttgagcctaggagttcgaggatgcagagctgtgattgtgccactgcactccagcctaggcaatcctgtctcaaaaaaaaaaaaaaaaaaaaaaaattttctttggcAGGAGTATTGGGAGCTCTcctatatttgcatatttgtatTTGAGGTCTTGGGTGAGATCTAGACCACGGAGTGTTTGGTTCGTCTATgcaggggatttttttttttttttttaaacggagtcttgctctgtctcccaggctggagtgcagtggcacattcttggctcactgcaacctctgcctccctagttcaaaccattctcctgcctcagccttccgagtagctgggattacaggcacctgccactgcgcccggctaatttttgtatttttagtagagatggggtttcaccatcttggcctggctgacctcgaactcatgaccttgtgatccacccacctcggcctcccaaagtgccgggattacaggcgtgagccaccacacccggccagcaggggacattttaattaaattccgTGCCCCCCACTCCAAGCCCGTGCATGTACAGGCTGGCTGACGTGGGGGTTAGGCTGACAGTCTGACTGAGGCTGATGTTCTGCTTTTAGGTAAGAGAGGAAGCCCAGGCGTAGGGGGAGtttgcctttcttctttcatATATCCTTCACGTACCCCCTGAGGTCTGTTGTGTGCCAAGCTCTGTGCCTGCCTGTCTGGTGGGAGAGACCAAACCACTTTGGCGTTTGCCATCCTCACAAAGACCTGTGCTATGGGGCCGACTGCTGAGCAGAGGGGATCAGGGAAGGCAAGGCCAGGGAGGGGTCAACAAAACAGACAAGGGGCTgggggtgtggtggttcacacctgtaatcccagcatgctgggaggctgaggtgggaggattgcttgaggccaggagttggagactagcctgggcaatatagtgagattgtctctacaaaaacattttaaaaaatcatggccaggcgtggtggctcatgtctataattccagcactttgggaggctgaggtgggtggatcacctgaggtcagaagtttgagagcagcctggccaacatggtgaattcctgtctctattaaagatatCACAAttaagccaggcctggtggtgcaccaaaattagtaccagctacttgggaggctgaggtaggagaatcacttgaacccaggaggcagaggttgcagtgagccgagattgtgccactgcattgcagcctgggcgacagagtgagaccccatctcaaaaaaaaaaaaaaaatcaaaaaatttgctgggcatggtggtgtgtgcctatagttccagctacttgggacttgggagactgaggtgagagggtcaattaagcctgggaggttggggctgtAGTTAGctgtgatcatgacactgcactccagggtcactccagagcgagaccctgtctcaaaacaaaacatcaaaataaataaataaaaaaaccgCACCAAAATAGGCAAGGGGCAGGGGAAGCATTCGGACCTCAGGAGTAGCAACGGCTGGGGCTGGTAGGCATGTAAGTGGGTTTGGGGATGGGAAGATGGCTGGAGGAGGAAGTGGCATTGAGGTTGAGCCACAGAGGGCAGGTTTAGGTTGGGAGGTGTGGGTTTGGGGTGAGTGGCATCCACATCACTTCTCCATGCCTCGTCCCCCAGACGCAGCTGCCACAGCAGAAACTGCAGCTGCAGGAGGCATGCATGCGCAAGGAGAAGAGTGTAGCTGTGCTGGAGCATCAGTTGGTGGAAGTGGAGGTGAGGACTTCAAAGGGCCATGTCTCGGGGGCTGGGGGCCCGGCTAGGGGTCTCCAGCCAAGAGCCTTTATTCCGTCAATCACTGCCCCATACCCGCAGGAGACAGTGCGTCAGTTCCGGGGGGCCGTGGGGGAGCAGCTGGGCAAGATGCGGGTGTTCCTGGCTGCACTGGAGGGCTCCTTGGACCGTGAGGCAGAGCGTGTGCGGGGTGAGGCAGGGGTCGCCTTGCGCCGGGAGCTGGGGAGCCTGAACTCTTACCTGGAGCAGCTGCGGCAGATGGAGAAGGTGCTGGAGGAGGTGGCCGACAAGCCGCAGACTGAGTTCCTAATGGTGAGCACTGGGTGACCCCCCCgtcccctccctgcctcagccccctcacTGCTCAGGCCCCAGAGACCTCATCCCATTGTCAGataggcccagagaggggcagggaTGAGCCAGCGTCACATGTCCGGGAGGGGCAGGCCTCAGGGCTGCTGTATGGTTGTTTAGGCTGAGCACTGCATAAGGACATTGTATTAAGTGAGTACTATTCATATCACAGACCTTGTcggtttatatatttattaggacactttttttttttttttttttaaggcagggtctcactctgtcatccagactggagtgcagtggcatgaccatagctcactgaagccttgactttgtaggctcaggcagtcctccaatctcagcctcccatagctgggactataggcacttaccaccatgcctggctaatatttgtatttttagtagagatagggtctcactatgttgcccagactggtctcaaatgcctggactcaagcaatctgcctgccttggcctccaaaagtgctgggattacaggtgtgagccactgcacccggcctattagGACAGTTTTCTATCAGGTGGAATCAGAGTTGCTTGGAGGCGAAGATACCTTTTTGTAATCCACATAAAAGTGAAGGGTTAGGGGTGGCCTTGAGTTCTAGGTCtcttttggcttttttgtttttttttttgagacaggactttgctctgttgcccaggctggagtgcagtggtgtgatctcggctcactgcaacctcctcttcccaggttcaagtgattttcctggttcagcctcccaagtagctgggattacaggtgcctgccaccacgcccagctaatttttttgtaattttggtagagatgagtttcaccatgttggccaggctggtctcgaactcctggcctcaagcaatccatctgccttggcctcccaaaatgttgagattgcaggcatgagccacctcatctggccTCTTTGAGCTTTTCTGATTCTTCCTGACCTTGCACTTAGCATTCCTAGTTGTCTACCCCATCCTCAAAAGTCTCCAGTGTCCCCAACATCGGCTTCACCaccattctctttttctctctctccagaaaTACTGCCTGGTGACCAGCAGGTGAGAGCAACCTGGCCCTGCCCCTTTGCCCGACTTGTCCCAGTCTTCTAGGGACACCAGCCGGCTCACTCTCCACTCACTACTGTGCCTGCACACCTGCAATTCAGTCTgctgccccacccctgcctgaACACATGGTTATAGACAGAAATGATCTGGACGGATCCTTTTGCTCAGGGACCTCCTAGACTGGTGCCATGAGACAcatgtgggtggggacaaaggCATCACTGTGTGCTCAGTGGGGCTGTGGAGGGAAAGGGGTGGCCAGGCATGGAGTGAATGTTTGAGATGGGCCCTGGAGGGATGAACAGGAGTTGGCTAGGCAAAGTGCTGGTAGAAGAAGGGCATTGCGAGGAGAAGGGCATTGCGGGGAGAAGGGCATTGCTGGGAGAAGAAGGGCATTGCTGGGAGAAGGACATTGCTGGAAGAAGAAGGGCATTGTGAGGAGAAGGGCATTGCTGGGAGAAGGGCATTGCTGGGAGGAGGGCATTATGGGGAGAAGGGCATTGCGAGGAGAAGGGCATTGCTGGGAGAAGGGCTTTGCTGGGAGAAGGGCATTACTGGGAGAAGAAGGGCATTGCTGGGAGAAGGACATTGTGGGGAGAATGGTATTGCTGGAAGAAGAAGGGCATTGCAGGGAGAAGGGCATTGTGGGGAGAAGGGCAATGTGGGGAGAAGGGCATTGCGGGGAGAAGGGCGTTGGAAGAAGAAGGGCATTGCGGGGGGAAGGGCGTTGCT
This genomic window from Macaca mulatta isolate MMU2019108-1 chromosome 20, T2T-MMU8v2.0, whole genome shotgun sequence contains:
- the PYDC1 gene encoding LOW QUALITY PROTEIN: pyrin domain-containing protein 1 (The sequence of the model RefSeq protein was modified relative to this genomic sequence to represent the inferred CDS: substituted 1 base at 1 genomic stop codon), which codes for MPGYKATSLLEGSEAQGSAIGRKREAILKVLENLTPEELKKKXKKEKFKMKLGTVPLREGFERIPRGALGQLDIVDLTDQLVASYYEDYAVEFVVAVLLDMGMLEEAAQLPRAARGPL